A portion of the Actinomycetota bacterium genome contains these proteins:
- a CDS encoding response regulator, translating to MNKTQTILVVDDDPFMRDLARVHLESAGYVVALADGGAEGVAKAHSLRPAVVVMDFSMPGLSGTDTLKQIRADPNTSKTPVLMLTAWSSDASRLEAENLGATWLEKPLSGEALIDAVGRFITS from the coding sequence TTGAATAAAACCCAAACGATCCTGGTCGTCGATGACGATCCATTTATGCGAGATCTGGCAAGGGTCCACCTTGAGAGCGCAGGCTATGTTGTGGCCTTGGCGGACGGCGGGGCTGAAGGTGTTGCGAAGGCTCATTCCTTGCGACCGGCCGTCGTCGTCATGGATTTTTCCATGCCGGGTCTGTCTGGCACCGATACACTTAAACAAATCCGTGCGGACCCAAACACGTCGAAAACTCCGGTTCTGATGCTAACGGCCTGGTCGTCTGACGCCAGCCGTCTGGAAGCGGAAAATCTCGGTGCGACGTGGCTGGAAAAACCCCTCTCTGGTGAAGCACTGATCGATGCGGTGGGCCGCTTTATCACGTCCTAG
- a CDS encoding response regulator codes for MSKCIVVEDDPFWSSEISAALLSADVEVIHAADGREALAMARHHQDASMVLDMILPDVDGVEVLQRLGAIAPDIAVLAVSGGGRLGPAFYLKLAQTFGAKVQLAKPFTQGQLVENWMALAA; via the coding sequence GTGTCGAAATGCATTGTCGTCGAGGACGACCCTTTCTGGTCGTCCGAAATCAGCGCGGCTCTGTTGTCGGCGGATGTTGAGGTGATCCACGCCGCAGACGGTCGTGAGGCGTTGGCCATGGCCCGGCACCATCAGGACGCCAGCATGGTGCTGGATATGATCCTGCCGGATGTCGACGGCGTCGAGGTGCTGCAGCGACTGGGTGCCATTGCGCCGGACATCGCGGTCCTCGCTGTCTCTGGCGGTGGGCGCCTCGGCCCCGCATTCTATTTGAAGCTCGCTCAAACATTCGGGGCCAAGGTCCAGCTTGCCAAGCCCTTCACTCAAGGCCAGCTTGTTGAGAACTGGATGGCTCTGGCCGCCTGA
- a CDS encoding response regulator translates to MVDDDPFIQQLAQAILSSRGQKTRVVGTGAEALARMAEPPPDMVLLDLGLPDVPGLEVLRHFRAARSWDHVRILMLTASHDVEDIVRAKQAGASGYVCKPIQPDALADMVCDLLEQDTLLWLDDYTRAHKRSDVTPRNSSRKS, encoded by the coding sequence GTGGTCGACGACGACCCGTTCATTCAGCAACTCGCACAAGCGATCCTCTCGTCGAGGGGGCAGAAAACCAGAGTCGTGGGCACTGGAGCCGAAGCTTTAGCGCGTATGGCTGAGCCGCCCCCGGACATGGTGCTTCTTGATCTCGGGCTGCCGGACGTTCCGGGGTTGGAGGTCTTGCGTCATTTCCGGGCCGCTCGCTCATGGGACCATGTCCGAATTCTGATGCTCACGGCCTCGCATGACGTTGAGGATATCGTCCGGGCGAAACAGGCCGGAGCGTCGGGCTACGTCTGCAAGCCGATTCAGCCTGACGCCTTGGCGGACATGGTCTGCGATCTGTTGGAGCAGGACACGCTTCTCTGGCTGGATGACTACACGCGAGCTCACAAACGATCTGACGTGACCCCCCGAAACTCTTCCAGGAAAAGCTAG